The bacterium region TATCCCCCCCCGGAAACAATTTCCCCCCTTCTATCGCCTTCAGTTTATCTTCCTGAGTAGTTACCTGAAATAGTAACCGTTCACCTCACCACGGAGATACAGAGACACAAATTTTCGTGTCTTCGTGCCTTGGTAGCTGAACGGTTACAAATCTAAGATCATTCTCCGTGTCTCTGTGGTGAACGATTACAGCCATTTTTTACCCCTTTTGATAAGGTGTCAATAATAAGTTTTGCCTTTTGGAAGCCTGATTTTATCATATCAATATCCACCCCACCGCGGTAATAGCCTAAGATATGAAGGTTTTCATAAGCAGTATTTAATGCCGCCCTAAGTTTACCATCATGGGGTATCTTTTTTATTGACTTTGTGTATTCTTCAATGGATGTTGGAAGTTTATCTTTAGCGATCCCAGTTGAAAGTAGATAGCCATCGATTGCAGAAAGAGCAGATAAATAAGCCATTGCAGATGCTTCTTTAACATATTTTTTGTCCTTATACCTACCATACTCTATCTCTGTCTTTGACAATGTTTCTTTGGCATTCTTAAAATACCTCTTCGCCTCTGTAAATAATTCCTCTGGCTCTTCCTTTTTTTCTATAGCCTTCTTCATTTATCTCCTTTACTGAAACTTATTGTCAACTCGATGTTCAAGGTTTTCTTATAAACCGCTAAAGCGGTTGCTTTGGTTTATTAGTGTCCCCCGATTCACCCCGATAAATCGGGGTGCTATTCTCATACTTGAGTTTAGCACCCTGATTTATCAGGGTGTTACGGATAGGATAACATCCAGAATCATAACCGCTTTAGCGGTTTTAACCCCTGAAAGTCCGATGGCGCAGGTCGAAAAAACTTGAACATCGAGTGTCAATTAAATTTTTTTTAATAACTACTCAGGTGGATAGGCTGAAGACTGAAGGCTACTCAGATGGAGAGACTGAAGGTGGAAGGCTTTTAGGAACAGTCTTCCTCTCTTCCTGAGTAGTTACCCGAAATTTGAGAAAGTATTAACAGTTTACCATACTACAGGGCCTTTGTCAAGGTTAAATTTCCAGGTTCACAACTTCCTCACCGTATGCAGCTTCGTCAATTAGTTCCGCGAGCCGCACTTTAGCTTCTTTTGTAACCGTTCACCTCACCACGGAGACACAGAGACACAAATTTTCGTGTCTTCGTGCCTTGGTGGCTGAACGGTTACAAATCTAAAATCATTCTCCGTGTCTCTGTGGTGAACGATTACGTTCAGAATTAGCGGATACCAAAACCCGGGCAATCCCATGCCGGAGGGCTTCAGCCGCGGCGCTGGAGCGGAGGTGGCGTCGACTGGAACGGGCGGTGAGCGGCGATTCCCCAACCGAATATCTAAGTCTATCAACTGACTCCAGTCGCCGTTCAATATCTTCGTCCAATTCTGCCCGATGATCCCAGTAGTAAGCCAAAGTAGAGTAAATCTGTCCCAAAGTCAAATGGGGAAACTGAAAGTGTAACTCGTCTGGACTCCAACCATAAGCAAGATGGGCCAAGACAAGTTCAATCACTTTCATGGTCGTGCCAGCAATTGTGGGAACCTGGGCTTGATCGAGCACAATATGCTCATAGCGAGTTTCGATAAGCATGGGAACCTTACAGACTTCTGTTGATTTGATGGGTTCGTCTCCTGGAGAAGCAATCCCCCTCACCTTAATCCTCTCCCCTCAGGGGAGAGGATTAAAGTGAGGGGGAAAGAGGCCTTACCCACCATTTCAAGCGTGACAGAACACTAGAAAGAAGAGAAGATAAAAGTTACCGCTTGGAGAATTGGTATCTTTTCCTCCGTCCAGGCTGACCGTACTTCTTTCTTTCGTGCATTCGCGAATCCCTGGTAAGAAAGCCGCCTTGCCTAAGGATAGAACGAAGTTCAGAGTTAGCGGCTACCAAAGCCCGGGCAATCCCATGCCGGAGGGCTCCAGCCTGGCCAGATATTCCTCCTCCCTTTATCCAGGCGACTACATCAAATTTATCCAGGGTGGAGGTAGTCACCAAGGGTTGTTTGACTAAGTTAGTTAAGGCAGGACGAGCAAAATAGTTAGTCATAACCCTTCCATTAACCATTATCTTACCCGTCCCGGCTATCAGTTTTACCCTGGCAGTAGATTCTTTTCTTCTCCCCGTGCCATAATATTCTTGCGTCATTTACAAACCTCCTCCTCTATTAGTAACTACTCAGCCACCACATATTGATTTTGAAGCTTACAGAACACAATATATTGTGGTTCGTCTCCTTTTATAGGTTGCATAGAAAGCCGTTTTTTAGGAATTTTAGCTAACTTTTAAACACCTAAACACAATATGTTGTGGTTTCGCTAGGTAAGGCTACTATATAGAGGCTGAGTAGTTACCTCTATTATTACCAACTTAGTGCCTGCGGTTGCTGCCCTTGATGGGGATGCTCACTTCCCGCATAAACTTTGAGTTTGGTCAACATTGCCTTACCCAATTTATTCTTAGGCAGCATTCCCTTGACAGCCATAGTGATTATTCGCGTCGGATTTTTAGCCATCAGGTCGGAATATGAAATGGTTTTCAGCCCACCCGGGTATCCTGAATAACGATGGTAGACTTTTTGTTCCGCCTTTTTACCGGTAAGGACCACCTTATCGGCGTTGATGACTACCACATAATCTCCCGTATCTAAATGAGGGGTATAAATAGGCTTATCTTTCCCCCGCAGTGTATTGGCTATTCGGCATGCTAATCGCCCCAATATCTGATCACTGGCGTCAACTATATACCATTTCCGTTCAATCTCACTTTCTTTTACCTGGTAAGTTTTCATTGTTACCTATCCTTTCCTAAGTGGTTCTTCGTTGATAAAAATAAAGTTTAACATAAAAAGGTTATATTGTCAATAAAAATTTCAATCTGTCCTGTTTAAGCTGAAGCCTCTCCCTAATCTTTTACCTTCTCTTCTGGCCAGGATCTCGAAGGACTAAAGGGACCAAAGGGACCAAAGGGACCAAAGGGACCAAAGGGAGAGATAAACTATCCTTTACCTTCTCTTCTGGCCAGGATCTCGAAGGACTAAAGGGACCAAAGGGACCAAAGGGAGAGATAAACTATCCTTTACCTTCTCTTCTGGCCAGGATCTCGAAGGACTAAAGGGACCAAAGGGACCAAAGGGAGAGATAAACTATCCTTTACCTTCTCTTCTGGCCAGGATCTCAAAGGGCAGGCCCCGAATATGGGCGGCGTCAGCACACATTTGCTGATTGAATCCGCGACTTTTGATGGAACGAATCTCGGGGGTGAATAGAGAAGTAGCCGATTCCCGGAAGATGATGTCAATGTTACCTTTGTATAGTTCCACCATGTAAGCGCCATTGACCACGGACTGGGTCTCAGAGATAAAGGCATCCAGCGCCTTCTTCAAGGGATGGAACCACATGCCGTGATAAACAAGATAAGCCCACTTAGCATCGATCATTTTCTTGAACTGTATCTCATCTTTAGTCAGGCAGAATTGTTCGAGGTCCCGATGGAGTTTAAGGACAATGTGAGCCGCCGGGGCTTCATATATTTCCCGGCTCTTGAGATCCATAATGCCGTCCTCACACATATCAATCTTGCCCACGCCATTAGCGCCTCCGATGAGGTTCAACTCGGTAATAATCTCCTCAAGGGATATTTCCTTTCCATTTAAAGCTACCGGGACACCTCCTTCAAATTTAAGTTCAATACGGGCTGGTTTGTCCGGGGCTTCGGTGGGTGAACAGTACCACATCCAGATATCTCGCGGGAGTTCCTGGTTAAGATCAACCGCCCCGCTGGCAATAGACCGACACCACATCGTCTTGTCATCACCGCCAGCAATGCCTTCAGTAACCGGCACGCCCCAGGCCTTACATAACTGCTCTTCTTCTCCCCTAGTAAGATCAAAATCCCTTACCGGGACCAACACCTTTAACTCCGGGGCAAAGAGCTTGAAGACATTGTGCATGCGGTACTGGTCATTGCCTTTGCCACTGGAGCCTTCCATAATAGAGTCACAGCCTTTATCTCTGGCCAATTGCGCTACATCTCTGGCTACAAGCTGTCTGGTCATAGAGGTGGAGACAGGATAACCATTATAATCGGAATTAGCTTGAATAGCTTTCCTCAGCCATTCTTGAGTGAACTCTTGCTTAGCGTCAATAACAATCGGCTCAATGCCCAGCACCTTGGCTTTTTCCTGGCTGGTCCGCATCTCTGCCTCTCCCTGGCCAACGTCCACGGTAATGGCCACAATCTCCTCGGCCCCATATTTCTTTCTTAATAACATAACCCCCAGGGATGAATCCAGCCCCCCAGAATAGGCGATGGCTGCCTTCTTCACCGGCGGGGTTTCAATTGCCTCTATCTTTTTGATGATCTGTTGAACATTCATAGTTAAGGCCTCCTCTTTCAGTTTCAGATGGTAGTTACGATGGGAGATTGAAGGAAATGGTAATTCCTACAACGCTCAATATACAATGGATTATTCTCCTTTGTCAAGCATATTCTGCTTGATAAATCTATTTAAATAGTGTAAAATGCCCTACAGAGACGTGAAGGAGATCGTGACCCTGTTCCTCGTTTCGGCCACTCGCGAGTTAATGGCGAATTTCAGCCTTCAGCCTTCAGCCTATCCACCTCAAACGATGATCAAGGCCGAAAATTCTATGGGAATGGAGAGCCATTGATGGAGATCAACAAGCGGGACTTTCTGGCTATTGATGATTTATCCCTTCTGGAAATCGAAGCGATCTTTTCTTTGGCCGCTCAGATGGAGGAGACCCCCAGCCGATATCTATCCCTCTGTAGAAACCGAATTATGGCCTCTCTTTTTTTTGAACCAAGCACGCGGACGCGACTCTCCTTTGAGACAGCCATGCATCGGTTAGGCGGGGAGGTGATTACTGTCTCTGAGGCGGGCACTTCTTCTCTGGCTAAAGGAGAAAGTTTGACTGATACCGCCCGGGTCATTGGTTCTTATGCCGATATGATAGTGGTCAGGCATCCCTGGGAGGGGGCGGCCAGGGTATTTGCTGAATATGCCCCTGTGTCGGTCATAAACGCCGGTGATGGAGGACACCAGCATCCGACTCAGACCTTGTGCGATCTATATATCATAAAAAAAGAAAGAGGCCGAATTAAAGGACTCAACGTGGCCCTCTGCGGAGACCTTAAAAATGCGAGGGCCGTTCATTCTTTGGCTTATGGCCTGGCCATGTTTGGCGCTAATATCATTTGTGCCCCTGGAACCACTGGCCTGGATATGCCCCCCTACGTCCTCACCAGACTAAATAGAGAATATGGCTATGTAGCCATCTCACCCGCTCTATCTGACCTAAAATTTCTCAATAAGGAATTAGATATTCTCTATTTGATTCCCGGTAAAGCTATTCAACCCTCAAAAGGAGATGAGTTGGTGGAGAAGATTGATGTCCTTTATGTTACCAGGGTTCAGAAGGAGAGATTTAATACCGCCGTGGAAAGGCCGTTATCCTATCCGGTGGTAAATAAAAAAACCCTGGCCGAGGCCAAATTCAGGGAGACATTGGTCATGCATCCCCTTCCCCGGGTAGATGAACTTTCTCCTGAAGTAGATACTGATCCTCGAGCCATCTATTTTAAACAAGCGGCCAGTGGGGTGCCTGTTCGAATGGCCTTAATTGCTTTTCTATTGAGAGCCGAAGAGTTTTTCATAAAAGAAGGTCTGCCTCAGAAAAAGAAGGAGATACTGCCAGGCGGAGAGGGCCGAACTTGTTCTAACCGGAATTGTGTAGCTTTCAAGGAGAGAGACTTCCTTTCCCCCAAATTTGAGATAATATCTCCAGAACCGCTCAGATTAAAATGTGTCTATTGTGAACATCTGTTCCCCTCAACTTTTTGCTTGACGTAATCATTTCTATTAGCTATAATGCAAAATCAGCCTTCAGCCTATTTACCCGATTGGTAAATGGCTCAAACGATGAACAAGGCCATTAATCAAAAGTGAGGGAGTACTGGTGAATAGATTGGATTTCCTATTGGAAATCGGCACTGAAGAAATCCCGGCTGGTTATATTGAGCCGGCTTTGAGACAGATAGAGGAAAGAGGCGCCGAGTTTCTTACTAATGCCAGGCTTGATTTTCGGGCGATCAAGACTTACGCCACTCCCAGGCGATTGGCCCTTTATGTTGAATCCCTGGCCGAGAGACAGCCGGATGAGGAAATAGAAGTTACCGGTCCCCCAGCCAGGGTGGCGCTTAATGATAAAGGTGAATTCACCTCGGCTGCCTGCGGTTTTGCCCAAAAACAGGGAGTTTCGGTGGACGAGCTTCGGATCACCAAGACACCAAAAGGGGAATACCTTTCTGCCCTTAAAGTCTCCAAGGGAAAAGAAACCAGGCTTGTTCTGGCAGAGCTTCTTCCCCACTTTATTACCAGCCTTTCCTTTCCCAAATCAATGCGCTGGGGAGGAGGATCCCTTCGGTTTAGCCGGCCTATCCGATGGATTCTGGCCTTGCTGGGCCAGGAGGTAGTGGAATTCGATCTGGATGGGATAAAGAGCGATCGAATCACCCTGGGTCATCGGTTTTTGAGTCCTGGCCCCCTCCGATTAAATAGCCCCTCAGATTAT contains the following coding sequences:
- a CDS encoding DUF5618 family protein, encoding MKKAIEKKEEPEELFTEAKRYFKNAKETLSKTEIEYGRYKDKKYVKEASAMAYLSALSAIDGYLLSTGIAKDKLPTSIEEYTKSIKKIPHDGKLRAALNTAYENLHILGYYRGGVDIDMIKSGFQKAKLIIDTLSKGVKNGCNRSPQRHGE
- a CDS encoding DUF433 domain-containing protein; protein product: MRGIASPGDEPIKSTEVCKVPMLIETRYEHIVLDQAQVPTIAGTTMKVIELVLAHLAYGWSPDELHFQFPHLTLGQIYSTLAYYWDHRAELDEDIERRLESVDRLRYSVGESPLTARSSRRHLRSSAAAEALRHGIARVLVSANSERNRSPQRHGE
- the rpsI gene encoding 30S ribosomal protein S9, yielding MTQEYYGTGRRKESTARVKLIAGTGKIMVNGRVMTNYFARPALTNLVKQPLVTTSTLDKFDVVAWIKGGGISGQAGALRHGIARALVAANSELRSILRQGGFLTRDSRMHERKKYGQPGRRKRYQFSKR
- the rplM gene encoding 50S ribosomal protein L13, with product MKTYQVKESEIERKWYIVDASDQILGRLACRIANTLRGKDKPIYTPHLDTGDYVVVINADKVVLTGKKAEQKVYHRYSGYPGGLKTISYSDLMAKNPTRIITMAVKGMLPKNKLGKAMLTKLKVYAGSEHPHQGQQPQALSW
- the argG gene encoding argininosuccinate synthase, which encodes MNVQQIIKKIEAIETPPVKKAAIAYSGGLDSSLGVMLLRKKYGAEEIVAITVDVGQGEAEMRTSQEKAKVLGIEPIVIDAKQEFTQEWLRKAIQANSDYNGYPVSTSMTRQLVARDVAQLARDKGCDSIMEGSSGKGNDQYRMHNVFKLFAPELKVLVPVRDFDLTRGEEEQLCKAWGVPVTEGIAGGDDKTMWCRSIASGAVDLNQELPRDIWMWYCSPTEAPDKPARIELKFEGGVPVALNGKEISLEEIITELNLIGGANGVGKIDMCEDGIMDLKSREIYEAPAAHIVLKLHRDLEQFCLTKDEIQFKKMIDAKWAYLVYHGMWFHPLKKALDAFISETQSVVNGAYMVELYKGNIDIIFRESATSLFTPEIRSIKSRGFNQQMCADAAHIRGLPFEILARREGKG
- a CDS encoding aspartate carbamoyltransferase catalytic subunit yields the protein MEINKRDFLAIDDLSLLEIEAIFSLAAQMEETPSRYLSLCRNRIMASLFFEPSTRTRLSFETAMHRLGGEVITVSEAGTSSLAKGESLTDTARVIGSYADMIVVRHPWEGAARVFAEYAPVSVINAGDGGHQHPTQTLCDLYIIKKERGRIKGLNVALCGDLKNARAVHSLAYGLAMFGANIICAPGTTGLDMPPYVLTRLNREYGYVAISPALSDLKFLNKELDILYLIPGKAIQPSKGDELVEKIDVLYVTRVQKERFNTAVERPLSYPVVNKKTLAEAKFRETLVMHPLPRVDELSPEVDTDPRAIYFKQAASGVPVRMALIAFLLRAEEFFIKEGLPQKKKEILPGGEGRTCSNRNCVAFKERDFLSPKFEIISPEPLRLKCVYCEHLFPSTFCLT